A region of Thermococcus piezophilus DNA encodes the following proteins:
- a CDS encoding phosphoribosyltransferase, whose protein sequence is MDKVYLTWWQIDRAVFALAEEMRKKFMPDLIVGVARGGLIPAVRLSHILGDVDVKVIAVKFYKDIEEHMEKPVVTIPLHGSLDGKRVVIVDDVSDTGKTLEVVIEEVKKLGAKEVKVACLSMKPWTKIVPDFYVFRTDKWIVFPWEEFPVVVRE, encoded by the coding sequence ATGGACAAGGTTTACTTAACCTGGTGGCAGATAGATAGGGCCGTCTTCGCGCTCGCCGAAGAGATGAGGAAGAAATTCATGCCTGACCTCATAGTCGGCGTCGCCAGGGGCGGCCTTATTCCAGCTGTAAGGCTCAGCCACATCCTCGGTGACGTTGACGTCAAGGTCATAGCCGTCAAGTTCTACAAGGATATAGAGGAGCACATGGAGAAACCCGTGGTGACCATACCGCTGCACGGCTCACTGGATGGAAAGAGGGTCGTCATAGTGGACGACGTCAGCGATACTGGGAAGACCCTCGAGGTGGTCATTGAGGAGGTCAAGAAGCTCGGCGCCAAGGAAGTAAAGGTCGCATGTTTGAGTATGAAGCCCTGGACAAAGATCGTTCCGGACTTCTACGTCTTCAGGACCGACAAGTGGATAGTCTTCCCCTGGGAAGAGTTCCCTGTTGTTGTGAGGGAGTGA